The Nicotiana sylvestris chromosome 6, ASM39365v2, whole genome shotgun sequence genomic sequence ggagaaactttgtctatattttaaaaaatgagaatttgagttttgagagtcgatttgaactcaaattttgaaacaaaatgcATATATAGACTCGTAGGATTATGGGTAGTTGGAAACTACCCTTGGACCTGGGTTTTGACCGGGCGGgccggggttgacttttgaggAATTATGCAAAGATTATAGCTTTAattattggaattgatttctcttgcattatttgatattattgagtcgattttggttagatttgggccGAGCGGAGGTGATTTGTAAAGGAAAAGTTATTTTATAGTATTGATTGAGggcttttgaggtaagtatcttgcctaatatTGTGTGAGGGAGCTACCGAATATGGATTGATTTGTTTGCATTATTTGAACTACGTGAAAGACATGTACACGAGGTGATTAGTGTATACATGGCTTATATGTGGAAATTTAATTGTTTTAGACTCTTAGTTTTCTTATGTACATTAAAATGAAATTGCCTTACCATGTATAACCTCCATTGTTAAATTTACCCTTACATGCCTTATTTGAAGTTAATTGGTTCATGATCTACCCTCTATTGCCAATTATACCCTTATAtgctttaattgaagttgttgcctctttcattgttacatgttatctcttcTATTATGATTTATCTTTACTTGAAATCGCAGTTACATGTTACCTCTGAGTTATTCTTAATTGAGATTATTGTTAATGTTATCTCTCAtattgttgagttattcttaTTTGACATCATTGTTACACATTATCTCTCTCATTATTGAGTTATTCTTATTTGAAGCCATTATAACTTGTTATAGGTTTCATTGTGAGCTCATTCTTCCGTTTTATTATGTTTTTGTAATTCTTGTGTTGATTTACTTGCCGAAGTCTCGTGTTATTGTTGTATTCAGTGTTGTTGAGATGAGGGCTATGTGTGGTTATTGTATTGGAATTGTTTCAAAGGAAATGTTGTGGCATATGGGAGCATGTGATGTGAGTTGTTATATTGTGTTGTTATGTTTTTGGCACACGTGGTATTGTTGAGAGGATTGTCGGGGTGTTCACACGTGATCTGTCtgtgctattattattattattattattattattattattgatatttgcacaTACAGCATAACAAGACGAGCTATATATGTGGgtttgcgcatgtggcgagacaacgTGGGAATATTATTATGCATGTGTGGTGAGACAACGCAGGCATTTACTTTATTGTTGGGCACGTGGCGAGACAATGGAGGGGGATGGGCTATGTCGAGGATGATTTGTGATGGCGTGAGGGCATTGTTATTAATGATATTTATGTAGTGGTGTGCCTACCTTATGTGAGTCATGCATATTACGGTTTTGTTGTGTTGTTTCCTATTGCCATTCATTGTCTCTAATCTTACTTGTTGACTCGAACTGTTATAGTACACTTGTACAAACATACACCGTAATCTATCACTTATGGTAGTCCAGGAATATGAACCTTGATGTTTGTTGATCATttacatgtattcttgtatacCTGCCTTCTTCTACGCGTGAGTTGTACTAttgacacgtgagttgtccgtatgGTTATGAGGTATTGTCACTGCTAGCACGCGAGTTGTCCATGCAGATATGAGATATTGTCACTCTCTTAGCatgtgagttatccgtgcagaTATGAGGTATTAATGGTATTGGCACATGAGTTGTCGGTGCAACACATGAGCTGTTCGTGCGGATGTGATTTGTAATATGGGCACAAGATTCCAAGTGATTAGGGTTTGTGGTTTGGGACCCGTGATTGTGATTATGAGGTGTGGTACCTCGAGGAAATTCTTGTATAAACTTGTGTGAAAGAGGTTGTTTTATGGGGTTGTTACTTGTCTTCCCTTACTTGGTTTCACCGGACTTTAACTGTATTCTGCTTACTTTACGGCGTTATTACATGTTTTCTCCTTGTTGTTAATTGTTATTTCTAGTTTTTACTGCGAGTATTGTAACATTATTTTTACCATATTGTTTAGCTTTATTTTGTTCCCAGTTAGTTTTATATTCATACTTTTACATGTTATTAtgactagtaggtgtcttgactatttctcatcactactctaccgaggttagtcttgatgcTTACTGGGTACCACTATGGTATACTCAACGCTTTGCTACATATTTTTGTGTAGATTAAGGTACCTCGAAGCGTGTTGGTCATTAGATAGCTGATTGAGTATTGCTGTGGAGTTTAAGGTATACCTGCCGTCACGTTCGCATGCCTCGGGTCACCTTATGAAGTTTTACTTTGTAATGTTTATTTCTATTCCGGAACAGTTGTACTTAATGATTTCCTAGTGAACTCAGTGGAGCATATGATTTGTATTACCGATTTTGGGATGTTATATATCTACTTTGGATTGTTGGCTTTATATAGAAATTTTTGGTTCATGATTAATAATGGATTGGTTAAAATCTATTATTAATTTtgtaagtgttaggcttacctagtcttagagactaggtgccatcacgactcctaagGTGGGATTTTGGCAGTGACACTTTTTGAATACGGTCACTTTTGGTAGAATTCCTAGACTCCCAAACATGAGGAATGTAATGATCTGATCGTTCATTTTGTGTAATTATGCCCCGTTACCCCTTTTTATGCCTCACACATGTGTGTTTATGAATTTATAACTTGAAAAATCAATTAGTTTCATTTTGGGAAGCTTTCGGGTTAATTCAGACCTCTTGATTCTTGACTTAGATGGTTAAATTAGAAAATATTGACCAaactttgacttttgtgaaaatgaCCCCGGAACTATATTTTGATGGCTCCGATTGCTTCGCATCGTGATTTCATCCTTCAAAATTAATTTCGGAAGTCTGAGGTTGATTTGCCGAAATTTGGcaattttaagttgaaaagttTGACAACAGGTTGACTTTTAGCTATGGAGCTAGGAATTTGATTTTAGGACTTAGAATAGGTCTGTTATTGTATTTAGAATttgtctacaaaatttggtgtcatttggagttgatttgaaaggattcagacgtttAGATGTAATTTTAGAAATTCTTGAACTTCACTTTGAAATTCATGCGTTTTAGTATTCCATTCATAGTTTTAGAagttatttttgcattttaatcacacgagcgagtttgtatgatatttttagacttgtgtggatatTTGGTTTAGAGCTCCGAGGGCTTAGATGAATTTCGGACATGTATCAGAATGGTTTTGCACTTAAAATGAACTCTTGGTGTGCTGGTGCTTAGTTATTGTAATTGCAAGCACCAGCCTCACAATTTCGAAGGTGACAATacaagggaagatgtcgcaaatgcgacttctccTTCGTATTTGTGAAGGTAGCATAATTTTGGTTATGTTCACAATTAGGAACAACTGTTCGCTTTTGCAGTTAGGTcaagcttcacaattgcgaagcctcTATTGCAATTGAGATGTTTTCTGAGGTTGTCAGGGTTCAGCAATGTGAGTCTTGTTCCGCAATTGCAAGGGTTCgcattgtcgcaaatgcgacatctgcagttgGTACAAAGGGCTGGGAGATGAGATTTTGAAAACATTCTCTCATTATTGAACCCTAGACTCAGCAGGGAGCTATTTGGAGAGGAAATTTTCACCTGCAAACtttaggtaagtgattctaatctatttctaatcatattccatcaatatatctttgattttaacatcaaaatcatgtgaatcaaacTGAAAGTTTGTGAAACTTTGTCAAGATTTTGAAACAtgagaatttgagttttgagagtcgacttggactcggattttgaaactaaGCACATATATGAACTTGTGAGGTCATGGGTGGTCGAAATCTACCATTGGACCAGGCGGCCCCGGGTTGACTTTTGGGAAAAAATGTAGAGATCTTAGCTTTATCTATTGCAATTGTCCTAGCAttatttgatgatattaagtctaTTTTGGTTATATTTGAGCCGTGTGGAGGAGAATTTTAGGGAAAAAGCTATttttgagtattgaattggcctaATTGatgtaagtatcttacctaacttTGCATGAGAAAACTACCCCTTAGAATTGGTATTGATTGATTCATTTGTGCTATGTGAAAGCCATGTAtacaaggtgacgagtgggtacacaaGTTATACGTGATATTTGACCGATTTAGGCTACTCAGACTATTTCCATGCTTTAATTGAAATGCCATATTATATTCTAAATTCTCATAATCAATCTATTCTTGTTTGTGTTAGTCTATCCTCACATGCCTTAATTGATTTGTTTAACACTTGTTCTACATCCTACTTGATAAATTGCTTTCTtgctttagttgaacttgttgccTCTTTATTTTTGATCCGTGTTATCTCTTTCATTATTGATTATCATTACTTAAAGTGATTGTATGTGTTATCTCTTTCATTTTAattatcattatttgaagtcattgtTACTAATTATCTCTGTCCTTGCTATTATTCTCATTGAAGTCATGATATTCCTTACATTGTGAGTTGATAGTATTTGGTTCCTAGTTACACGTTATATTTCTTATTattgagttattggtgttgaagttgtgGGAGCTGTATCATTTTGAAGTGGAGTTGATAATTGTTAAGATATCTTTCTTGTTGAGAATTTtacatttattgttattattgatattctTGTACACGTTGTGGTAGAGCCGTATGCTATTATTATGGAaacattgatattgttgattgttGGCAAGTAGTGATATCTGGGCACTTGTGGTGCGAGTTGTTATTGTGATATGATATTAACacgcatgcggtggtataaggctTGGGGTTAATGTGCATGCGACGACATAAGGTGGGACTTATGTGCGTGTTTCTTGTAGAGGAACTACGTGAAGCCACATGGTGTCATAAGATGAGCTAAAGTGTGTGTAGCTATTTCGGAAAAATTGTTTTCAAAATCTATTTCAAATATAAGGCTCACAAGGCGGCATGATGAATGATTCTGATTAAGATTGTGAATTGTgaatacgaggcggtacctcggtggTGATTCTTGATATATATACATGAGTATGTACTTCAGTGGTGAATCTTATTGTGTATGAGGCGATACCTCgttgtgattcatgttgttttGTTCTTCCTTATTTTTGTTGTCAGTTATTGTCCGTATATGATCATTGTGGTTGTCTCTAACtaatttctttatgttttttccGTGCTTACAATTCTGGTATTAGTTCATGCTGTTAACTGTTTCGTATCAGTTATTTCTATACTTTCCATTATTTATCCTTATTACATTTTCATACTGTTTATTTATATcatagtaggtgtcttgacctggcctcgtcactactctattgaggttagacttgatacttattgggtaccgttATAGTGTACTCATACATTCTTCTGCACATCTTTTTATGCAAATCCAGGTACGTCTGCTCGTGCTGGTTGTTAGTGATTATCTATTAGCTACTTTACGAAGACTTCAAGGTATGCCTGCTCGGCGTCCGCaggtctcggagtcaccttccttTACCTTTACTACTATTGTATTTTTCATTCAGATATTGATGTAGTAGACACTCTAGTATGACTCTGTATAGCTTATGACTTAGTTCTACCGGTCTTGGGGAGTGTACCGTTATTGATCCTACTTTCGAAAGTTTATATCAGTTATTCAGCCTTGTTTTAGCATCTTGTTAATTATTTCTGTcaatttattattaatttttaggcttacctagtcgaggagactaggtgccatcacgacatcacCATCAGCTTCTCCTTGCCTTTCCCCTATTCCCCATGTTTCTCTCTCCCCAAGGCACTACTGCCGATATCATATCCGGTAGCCCCTCTTGGCCTTCCCATTACAATCACTGCTAGGGCATATAATCGGTGACATACCCAGCGAACAGCCGGACATAAGGGTTACAGTTCGCTTCAGTAGTGGGCCCCACTGAAATAAAGTTCATTGTGGGCGGAGGCAGCGGCTAGACATCTTTGAATACATTTCAGGTTATATCTTTCTTTGTCTTtatatattttgatttattctttATCTTTTTTATTATAGATTTTGATTTTATTATGTATCTTTCTTCCTCTTtatatattttgatttattctatTTCGTTCTTTGTCTTTGCCATTTACAATGTATTCACTTGCATCGATTACTTGCTTTTCTGTAGTTGCTTTCAACTAGTGCCTTATGTTGAGACTATATTCTTTTAGTTACCTTGTTGCGTGTTGAAGTAGTACTAGCTTTGTATCCCTTAGATTATTATGGCTGAAGCGAGTGATGGTAGAGTAAGGTCATGTCCTTGGGAGGGGGAGAAGGAGGGGGGGCAAGGTTGGTAAGGGAGTCGCTAGGCTGAGGATTGGGTCCTGTAATATAGGGAGATTGACAGGGAAGTCTTTAGAGTTAGGGAAGATTCTCCAGAAAAGGAAGATTAATACATCGTGTGTCTAGAAGACTACATGGTTGGTTACTAGAGCACGAGAAGTTAACACGTTTAAATTATAGTATTCATCATGTGCTAGGGGCAAGAACGGTGTAGGTATTTTAGTTGATAGGGATATCAGGGAGCTAATGGTAGATGTTTGGAGAGTGAACGATAGGCTGATGACTATTAAGCTAGCGGTTGGTGGGTTCGCTTTAAACATGATTAATGCATACACGCCTCAAGCGGGCTTGGATGAAGAGGTCAAGAGGAACTTCTGGGAGAATTTAGACAAGGTGGTTTGAGGTATCCTACCTACCGAGAAGCTTTTCATAATAGGTTATTTTAATGGCCATATTGGGGAGACTGCTAGGGGCTATGACAATGTGCATTCCGGGTTCAATTTTAGAGGTAGGAACGAGGTAGGAATTTCATTGTTGGAGTTCACTAAAGCTTTTGATTTGGTGATAGCTAACATGTGTTTTCAGAAGAGGGAAGACCACTTGGTCACTTTTTGGAGTACGATGGCCAAGACTCAGATTGATTACCTTTTATGTAGGAAGTATGATAGAGGCATGTGCACTTTCAAGGTTATCCCAAGTGAGTGTCTATCGACACAACATAGGCTCTTCGTAATGGACCTAGAGATTAaaagaaagaggaagaagagaGCGGCGTATGGTTAACCCAAGATCAAGTGGGGAGCCTTGACCAAGGAAAAAGCTCATAAGTTGGAGGAGAAGCTGGTAGTAATGGGGGTATAGAGGAGTAATGGGAACACGAGTAATATGTATACCACAATAGATAACTGTATTAGAGAAGCTGCTAGAGAGGTGTTAGGGTTCACGAATGGATACACGAGAGGCCACAAAGGGGACTGGTGGTGGAATAACAAAGTCCAAGAAA encodes the following:
- the LOC138870843 gene encoding uncharacterized protein; this translates as MVDVWRVNDRLMTIKLAVGGFALNMINAYTPQAGLDEEVKRNFWENLDKKREDHLVTFWSTMAKTQIDYLLCRKYDRGMCTFKVIPSECLSTQHRLFVMDLEIKRKRKKRAAYG